The Austwickia sp. genome includes a region encoding these proteins:
- a CDS encoding alpha/beta hydrolase: protein MPNRTTPTTSGSRPETGPSATSRARTSGYADVNGLHLYFERYGDAGADPPPIVLIHGGLMTIDLSWAKLIPILAADREVVALELQGHGRTSDTEREFTPAHNAADVVALLDHLGIGRAIVIGHSTGAATALELAVHHGDRIAACVSLSGSVKPDAAIPEFADMEALMATPRVPTAQEIAAMREAYERLSATPERFEEFQAKIAGADDGSGWSDEELAGISCPVLEVLGDLDFTTFAHLDVMQRLIPSCRIGVLPGTPHTQVPTRVDLLAPMLTAFLDEVALPRD, encoded by the coding sequence ATGCCGAACCGCACCACGCCCACCACCTCGGGCTCGCGCCCGGAGACGGGGCCGAGCGCGACGAGCAGGGCACGGACGAGCGGGTACGCCGACGTCAACGGGCTGCACCTCTACTTCGAACGGTACGGCGACGCCGGGGCCGACCCGCCGCCGATCGTGCTGATCCACGGCGGTCTGATGACGATCGACCTGAGCTGGGCCAAGCTCATCCCGATCCTGGCCGCGGACCGCGAGGTCGTCGCGCTGGAACTGCAGGGTCACGGCCGCACCAGCGACACCGAGCGCGAGTTCACACCGGCGCACAACGCGGCCGACGTGGTGGCGCTCCTGGACCACCTCGGTATCGGCCGGGCCATCGTCATCGGGCACAGCACCGGCGCGGCCACGGCCCTGGAGCTTGCGGTGCATCACGGCGACCGGATCGCCGCCTGCGTGTCGCTGTCCGGCAGCGTCAAGCCCGACGCGGCCATCCCGGAGTTTGCGGACATGGAGGCCCTGATGGCCACCCCGCGAGTCCCCACCGCGCAGGAGATCGCCGCGATGCGCGAGGCCTACGAGCGCCTCTCCGCGACCCCGGAGCGGTTCGAGGAGTTTCAGGCAAAGATCGCCGGCGCCGACGACGGTTCGGGCTGGTCCGACGAGGAGCTCGCCGGGATCTCCTGCCCGGTCCTGGAGGTCCTCGGCGACCTGGACTTCACGACGTTCGCCCACCTGGACGTCATGCAGCGGCTCATCCCGTCCTGCCGGATCGGGGTCCTTCCGGGCACCCCGCACACCCAGGTCCCGACGCGGGTGGATCTGCTGGCGCCGATGCTGACCGCGTTCCTGGACGAGGTGGCGCTGCCCCGCGATTGA
- a CDS encoding helix-turn-helix transcriptional regulator — protein sequence MTQLRIAEAAQLLGVSDDTVRRWVDGGRLAATSDASGRKVIDGAELARFAENLYAVAAGVTSDTHGRHDSRRSSRNHFTGLVTRVTSDLVMSQVELQCGPYRVVALISTEAVRDLGLEPGALATALVKATNVSIETPGGPRA from the coding sequence ATGACGCAACTGCGGATTGCCGAGGCGGCCCAGCTGCTCGGGGTCAGCGACGACACCGTGCGGCGCTGGGTCGACGGTGGCCGGCTCGCGGCCACCTCGGACGCCTCCGGACGCAAGGTCATCGACGGCGCGGAGCTCGCGCGGTTCGCCGAGAACCTGTACGCCGTCGCCGCCGGCGTCACCAGCGACACCCACGGGCGGCACGACTCGCGGCGGTCGTCCCGCAACCACTTCACCGGCCTGGTGACGCGGGTGACGTCCGATCTGGTGATGAGTCAGGTGGAACTCCAATGCGGCCCGTACCGCGTCGTCGCCCTCATCTCGACCGAAGCCGTCCGCGACCTCGGCCTGGAGCCCGGTGCGCTCGCGACCGCGCTGGTCAAGGCCACCAATGTCAGCATCGAGACACCCGGAGGACCCCGTGCCTGA
- the modA gene encoding molybdate ABC transporter substrate-binding protein, which yields MSASRHPEDPVPDHPRRTVATALAALAAALLAGCASGASTGQSSAGTSSGAGTSSGSGTSSAGTVTIFAAASLKDAFTQIAKDHPETPVRFSFDGSNTLVDQLAGGARADVFASADTKNMDSATAKGLIDGTPQLFARNVLVLIVPKGNPAKITGLNDTLTGKKLVVCAAGVPCGNATKTLAQQLGVTLTPVSEETKVTDVRGKVESGEADAGVVYATDAKASGAKVETVAVPGADKVVNDYPIALVEGAPNPAGARAFIDAVRSPGGTAVLTSYGFRAP from the coding sequence ATGTCAGCATCGAGACACCCGGAGGACCCCGTGCCTGACCACCCCCGACGTACCGTCGCAACCGCCCTCGCCGCCCTCGCCGCCGCTCTGCTCGCCGGTTGCGCGTCGGGTGCGTCGACCGGCCAGAGCAGCGCGGGTACGTCGAGCGGCGCCGGCACCTCCAGCGGATCCGGTACGTCGAGCGCAGGCACCGTCACCATCTTCGCCGCGGCCTCCTTGAAGGACGCGTTTACCCAGATCGCCAAGGACCACCCGGAGACTCCCGTCCGGTTCTCCTTCGACGGCTCGAACACCCTCGTCGACCAGCTCGCCGGCGGCGCGCGCGCGGACGTCTTCGCCTCCGCCGACACCAAGAACATGGACTCCGCGACGGCCAAGGGCCTGATCGACGGCACCCCGCAGCTCTTCGCCAGGAACGTCCTGGTGCTGATCGTCCCGAAGGGCAACCCGGCTAAGATCACCGGCCTGAACGACACCCTGACCGGCAAGAAGCTGGTCGTCTGCGCGGCCGGCGTACCCTGCGGCAATGCCACCAAGACCCTCGCCCAGCAGCTCGGCGTCACCCTCACGCCGGTCTCGGAGGAGACCAAGGTGACCGACGTACGCGGCAAGGTCGAGTCGGGCGAGGCGGACGCGGGGGTGGTCTACGCGACCGACGCGAAGGCCTCGGGCGCGAAGGTGGAAACCGTCGCCGTCCCCGGCGCCGACAAGGTCGTCAACGACTACCCGATCGCCCTCGTCGAGGGCGCCCCCAACCCCGCCGGCGCCCGGGCGTTCATCGATGCCGTTCGCTCGCCAGGCGGCACGGCCGTCCTGACCAGCTACGGCTTCCGGGCGCCGTGA
- the modB gene encoding molybdate ABC transporter permease subunit: MTPPASGALPRWLWLPGGVALAVVAVPLLGIVVRIPWSDVPTLLTTEASVAALRLSLLTCLAATALSLLLGLPLAILLARARGRWAAPARTLVTIPLVLPPVVAGLALLTTLGRRGVLGSTLSAWGIEIGFTTAAVVIAQTFVAMPYLITAVEGALRSAGTAYEDVAATLGAAPTHVLRRVTLPMMLPAVASGTALAFARALGEFGATLTFAGSLQGVTRTLPLEIYLQRESDTDAALALALVLIVLAAATVGLTSVIGRRTTRVHA, from the coding sequence GTGACGCCGCCTGCGTCTGGAGCACTGCCCCGCTGGCTGTGGCTGCCGGGCGGCGTCGCCCTGGCCGTCGTGGCCGTGCCGCTGCTCGGCATCGTCGTCCGGATCCCCTGGTCGGACGTGCCCACCCTGCTCACCACCGAAGCGTCGGTCGCCGCGCTGCGGCTGAGCCTGCTGACCTGCCTCGCCGCGACGGCGCTGAGCCTCCTGTTGGGCCTGCCGCTGGCGATCCTGCTGGCCCGGGCGCGCGGTCGGTGGGCGGCGCCGGCCCGCACGTTGGTCACGATCCCGCTGGTCCTGCCCCCGGTCGTGGCCGGCCTGGCGTTGCTGACGACCCTCGGCCGCCGCGGCGTCCTGGGTTCGACGCTGTCGGCCTGGGGCATCGAGATCGGCTTCACCACGGCCGCGGTCGTGATCGCCCAGACCTTCGTGGCGATGCCGTACCTCATCACCGCCGTGGAGGGGGCGCTGCGCTCGGCCGGTACGGCGTACGAGGACGTCGCCGCCACCCTCGGCGCCGCCCCGACCCACGTGCTGCGCCGGGTCACCCTGCCGATGATGCTGCCGGCGGTCGCCTCGGGCACGGCGCTGGCGTTCGCCCGCGCGCTCGGCGAGTTCGGCGCGACGCTGACGTTCGCCGGGTCCCTGCAGGGCGTGACCCGGACCTTGCCGCTGGAGATCTACCTGCAGCGCGAGAGCGACACCGACGCGGCGCTGGCGCTGGCTTTGGTGCTCATCGTGCTCGCGGCGGCGACGGTGGGGCTGACCTCGGTGATCGGCCGCCGGACGACCCGGGTCCACGCGTGA
- a CDS encoding ATP-binding cassette domain-containing protein has translation MTAPRVDDSQAPALAVHVEVPERGQRWDLDVPVGTVLALVGPNGAGKSSVLRCVTGQLRPAAGTVAIDGAVMSGLGRYVPVHRRQVAILEQRPLLLPHLDVLENVAFGLRARGVRRGPARARAAERLAAVGCADLAGRRAWQLSGGQAQRVALARALATDPRLLLLDEPMAALDVSVAPAMRLLLRDILRDQAHDEPRRTAVLVTHDVLDALALADRIALVEDGRVAAQGSVEEMLARPTTPFLAELVGVNLLAGTACGPDTLALPTATGQEAALLTGVAGGRDRPLRPGRHALATFPPDAVSVHLGDPGGSPRNHLRALVASVEPRGALVRVTARLADGEGVPPGDEATVAADLTAAAAVELGLRPGLDVRLVVKATQVTLYER, from the coding sequence GTGACCGCCCCGCGCGTCGACGACAGCCAGGCGCCGGCCCTTGCCGTCCACGTCGAGGTGCCCGAGCGCGGCCAGCGCTGGGACCTCGACGTGCCCGTCGGGACCGTCCTGGCGCTCGTCGGTCCCAACGGCGCCGGCAAGTCCTCCGTGCTGCGCTGCGTCACCGGGCAGCTGCGCCCCGCCGCGGGCACGGTCGCCATCGACGGCGCGGTGATGAGCGGCCTGGGCCGGTACGTCCCCGTCCACCGCCGCCAGGTCGCCATCCTCGAGCAGCGGCCGCTGCTGCTGCCGCACCTCGACGTCCTGGAGAACGTCGCGTTCGGATTGCGGGCGAGGGGGGTACGTCGGGGGCCGGCGCGCGCCCGGGCCGCCGAGCGGCTCGCGGCCGTGGGCTGCGCCGACCTTGCCGGTCGGCGGGCTTGGCAGCTCTCCGGCGGGCAGGCGCAACGGGTGGCGCTGGCGCGCGCGCTGGCCACCGACCCGCGGCTGCTGCTGCTGGACGAGCCCATGGCCGCGCTCGACGTCAGCGTCGCCCCCGCGATGCGCCTGCTGCTGCGCGACATCCTGCGCGACCAGGCTCACGACGAGCCGCGGCGCACCGCGGTCCTTGTCACCCACGACGTGCTGGACGCCCTCGCCCTGGCGGACCGGATCGCGCTCGTGGAGGACGGCCGCGTCGCGGCGCAGGGGAGCGTCGAGGAGATGCTCGCCCGGCCCACCACGCCGTTCCTGGCGGAGCTCGTGGGGGTGAACCTGCTCGCCGGTACGGCGTGCGGGCCCGACACCCTCGCCCTGCCCACGGCGACCGGTCAGGAGGCGGCCCTGCTCACCGGGGTCGCCGGGGGCCGGGACCGGCCGCTGCGGCCGGGACGGCACGCGCTCGCCACGTTCCCCCCGGACGCGGTGTCGGTCCACCTGGGCGATCCCGGCGGCAGCCCCCGCAACCACCTGCGGGCGCTCGTCGCCAGCGTCGAGCCGCGGGGGGCCCTCGTGCGGGTCACCGCCCGGCTGGCCGACGGCGAGGGGGTGCCGCCCGGGGACGAGGCGACGGTGGCCGCCGACCTCACCGCGGCCGCCGCCGTGGAGCTCGGGCTGCGGCCCGGCCTCGACGTACGGCTCGTCGTCAAGGCCACCCAGGTGACCCTCTACGAACGGTGA
- a CDS encoding trypsin-like peptidase domain-containing protein translates to MSDTSAAPEPQRPASTPDHPAPSQAPATPPGPTQYGAIPPAPSGSRRRPAVVAASALALAIPPVAAFAYVGHSVHPATVTAELPPPRAAGVGDADPGQGLGPDAGQQGDGSAGAGGSSRRGTLPYGQGRSRGGTSGATAGSAVSSAPGVLLIDGTVPGSVTGGNGGTSAGTGMVLSADGYALTNYHVVESTDKLRVTVADTGKSYAATVVGADATHDVALLRLQDATDLTPVTIDRDDVSVGQAVTAIGNGGGQDRLYQASGTVQQLDDDITVSADATSSGHQLKGLIRTNAGVVPGYSGGPLFDKQGEVMGINTAASSGGAPEGFAIPIQQALTIADQIKAGKTNGTVRVGPRAVLGVQVASSPRAGTSNLPGRGRVPQQSPGSQGGQDAPGAQDAPGSGSAGAAGSATGAAVTGVTDGSAAESAGLTAGATITAVDGTPIADAAALQAAISAHAVGDTVEVTWIDESGERHTAKATLKASPLN, encoded by the coding sequence GTGTCCGACACATCCGCCGCCCCGGAGCCGCAGCGTCCTGCCTCGACCCCGGACCACCCGGCCCCGAGCCAGGCTCCCGCGACCCCGCCTGGCCCGACCCAGTACGGCGCGATCCCGCCCGCACCGTCCGGGAGCCGGCGCAGGCCCGCCGTGGTCGCGGCGAGCGCCCTCGCGTTGGCGATCCCGCCGGTGGCGGCGTTCGCGTACGTCGGTCACAGCGTCCACCCCGCCACCGTCACGGCGGAGCTGCCGCCGCCTCGCGCCGCGGGAGTGGGCGACGCGGATCCGGGGCAGGGCCTCGGACCGGACGCCGGGCAGCAAGGCGATGGGTCGGCGGGGGCCGGCGGCTCGTCGCGGCGCGGCACCCTCCCCTACGGTCAGGGCCGCAGCCGCGGCGGCACGTCCGGCGCCACGGCCGGTAGCGCGGTCAGCTCGGCCCCCGGCGTACTGCTCATCGACGGCACCGTGCCCGGCAGCGTGACCGGTGGCAACGGCGGGACCTCGGCCGGGACCGGCATGGTGCTGTCGGCCGACGGGTACGCCCTGACCAACTACCACGTCGTCGAGAGCACGGACAAGCTGCGCGTCACCGTCGCCGACACGGGCAAGAGCTACGCCGCCACGGTGGTCGGCGCCGACGCCACCCACGACGTGGCGCTCCTGCGACTGCAGGACGCGACCGACCTGACGCCCGTGACGATCGACCGCGACGACGTCAGCGTCGGGCAGGCGGTCACGGCCATCGGCAACGGCGGCGGCCAGGACCGGCTCTACCAGGCCAGCGGCACGGTCCAGCAGCTCGACGACGACATCACCGTCTCCGCCGACGCCACCAGCTCGGGTCACCAGCTCAAGGGCCTGATCCGGACGAACGCCGGTGTCGTGCCGGGCTATTCGGGCGGTCCGCTGTTCGACAAGCAGGGCGAGGTCATGGGCATCAACACGGCCGCGTCCTCGGGCGGCGCGCCGGAGGGCTTCGCGATCCCGATCCAGCAGGCCCTGACCATCGCCGACCAGATCAAGGCGGGCAAGACCAACGGGACGGTCCGGGTCGGCCCGCGCGCCGTCCTCGGCGTGCAGGTCGCCTCGTCGCCGCGCGCCGGGACCTCGAACCTCCCCGGCCGCGGTCGCGTCCCGCAGCAGTCCCCCGGATCGCAGGGCGGCCAAGACGCGCCAGGCGCGCAGGACGCGCCGGGCAGCGGCTCGGCCGGCGCGGCGGGGTCCGCGACGGGCGCGGCGGTCACGGGGGTCACCGACGGCAGCGCCGCGGAGTCGGCGGGCCTGACGGCCGGCGCGACGATCACGGCGGTGGATGGCACGCCGATCGCCGACGCCGCCGCGCTCCAGGCCGCGATCTCCGCCCACGCCGTCGGCGACACCGTCGAGGTGACCTGGATCGACGAGTCCGGCGAGCGCCACACGGCGAAGGCCACCCTGAAAGCCTCCCCGCTCAACTGA
- the rpiB gene encoding ribose 5-phosphate isomerase B, with translation MRIGLGNDHGAYELKVAVKAHLTELGHEVVDFGSDTPDRVDYPDYGHAVGRAVVVGEVDRGIVMCGTGIGIGLAANKVPGVRCAMVSEAYSARLSRQHNDANMLSLGGRVVAPEYATMIVDEFLTASFEGGRHVARIAKIEEAGGSPSKLTGAL, from the coding sequence ATGAGGATCGGGCTGGGCAACGACCATGGCGCGTACGAGTTGAAGGTCGCCGTCAAGGCGCACCTGACCGAGCTGGGCCACGAGGTCGTGGACTTCGGCAGCGACACCCCCGACCGGGTCGACTACCCGGACTACGGGCACGCCGTGGGCCGGGCCGTGGTCGTCGGCGAGGTCGATCGGGGCATCGTGATGTGCGGCACCGGGATCGGCATCGGCCTGGCGGCCAACAAGGTGCCCGGGGTGCGGTGCGCGATGGTCTCCGAGGCGTACTCCGCCCGGCTGTCCCGCCAGCACAACGACGCCAACATGCTCTCGCTGGGCGGGCGGGTGGTCGCCCCGGAGTACGCCACCATGATCGTCGACGAGTTCCTGACCGCCTCGTTCGAGGGCGGCCGGCATGTCGCGCGGATCGCCAAGATCGAGGAGGCCGGCGGCTCGCCCAGCAAACTCACAGGGGCGCTGTAG
- a CDS encoding TetR/AcrR family transcriptional regulator codes for MPQRSSALDRSAAAVRAGVGAFADLGLSSAAVRRAADDVGVSSAYLFRLFGSQRDYFLACLDHVEERMLATLAGAAVVPDEDALGPLGGAFRQFAADGSVSGLWLQACAVARDDAEIARRCRQIMAGGLAAAAATGAPRERLGEFLARGALVMTLQAVGADLRVGSEGAVAALLREFVDEPGTPGAAVEDSA; via the coding sequence GTGCCCCAGCGATCCAGCGCCCTCGATCGCAGCGCCGCCGCCGTCCGCGCGGGCGTCGGCGCCTTCGCGGATCTCGGGTTGAGCAGCGCCGCCGTACGCCGTGCCGCCGACGACGTCGGCGTCTCCTCGGCCTACCTGTTCCGGCTGTTCGGGAGCCAACGCGACTACTTCCTGGCCTGCCTCGACCACGTCGAGGAACGCATGCTGGCTACCCTCGCCGGCGCCGCGGTGGTCCCGGACGAGGACGCCCTCGGGCCGCTCGGGGGCGCGTTTCGGCAGTTCGCCGCGGACGGCAGCGTTTCTGGGCTGTGGCTGCAGGCGTGCGCGGTCGCGCGCGACGACGCCGAGATCGCCCGGCGCTGTCGCCAGATCATGGCCGGGGGGCTGGCCGCCGCCGCCGCTACGGGCGCGCCGCGTGAGCGGCTCGGGGAGTTCCTCGCGCGGGGGGCGTTGGTGATGACCCTTCAGGCCGTGGGCGCGGACCTGCGGGTGGGCAGCGAGGGGGCAGTCGCCGCGCTGCTGCGGGAGTTCGTCGACGAGCCCGGTACGCCGGGTGCGGCCGTGGAGGATTCGGCATGA
- a CDS encoding SGNH/GDSL hydrolase family protein, translated as MPGTPGTPGSTSDGDGSGVAPWLLPVIAWQGLRVRRTTVVLPEAGGPRTGLVAAPDRASDLPSSAQTTGAAAGPFQLLVLGESTAAGVGAQTHAEALTGHLAALLAESTRQPVQWTVVARSGATLQRIRHRLLPEVVAVPGGYDLVVLLAGVNDVLTRRAPAGWAQDIEAVRDGLLPLLAPRGRVVLTGVPSFLDFPSLPRPLSAYLDQHGRSLDARTAALAGDRVLWVSSREVMAVPAEQPGSGAGDAAADAGAHPAHATGERATADWFAADGFHPGPQGYAVWARALAARL; from the coding sequence ATGCCCGGGACGCCCGGCACGCCCGGGTCGACGTCCGACGGCGACGGCTCCGGGGTGGCGCCGTGGCTTCTGCCCGTGATCGCGTGGCAGGGGCTGCGCGTGCGGCGGACGACCGTCGTGCTGCCCGAGGCCGGGGGACCTCGAACGGGTCTGGTGGCCGCCCCGGATAGGGCGTCGGACCTGCCCAGCTCGGCGCAGACCACCGGCGCGGCGGCGGGCCCGTTCCAGCTGCTCGTGCTGGGCGAGTCGACGGCTGCGGGGGTGGGTGCGCAGACCCACGCCGAGGCCCTCACCGGGCACCTGGCGGCGCTGCTGGCCGAGTCCACCCGTCAGCCGGTGCAGTGGACCGTGGTCGCCCGCAGCGGCGCGACCCTGCAGCGCATTCGGCACCGGTTGCTGCCCGAGGTGGTGGCGGTCCCGGGAGGGTACGACCTCGTGGTCCTGCTCGCCGGCGTCAACGACGTGCTCACCCGGCGCGCTCCGGCCGGGTGGGCGCAGGACATCGAGGCCGTCCGGGACGGACTGCTGCCGCTGCTCGCACCGCGCGGCCGGGTCGTCCTCACCGGCGTGCCGTCGTTCCTCGACTTTCCGTCGCTGCCCCGGCCCCTCTCGGCGTACCTGGATCAGCACGGCCGTTCCCTCGACGCGCGCACGGCGGCACTCGCCGGCGACCGCGTGCTCTGGGTCTCCTCCCGCGAGGTCATGGCCGTTCCGGCCGAGCAACCGGGCAGCGGCGCGGGCGACGCTGCTGCCGACGCCGGTGCGCACCCCGCCCACGCGACGGGGGAGCGCGCGACGGCGGACTGGTTCGCGGCGGACGGCTTTCACCCGGGGCCGCAGGGGTACGCCGTGTGGGCCCGGGCCCTCGCCGCGCGTCTCTGA
- a CDS encoding DinB family protein, translating into MDDVLVDFCLLKLDAMIDLVAGLTDDEANARPAPGANTAYMLVSHCLGMSRNWSSTVNLGVPVPRDRDAEFVASGPVLELVARARGVREQFAADARSVPGDEAPAALPARLDLRERPWARTTGGVLLHVFEELCQHLGHLEVTRDVVQARS; encoded by the coding sequence ATGGATGACGTGCTCGTCGACTTCTGCCTGCTCAAGCTCGACGCCATGATCGACCTGGTGGCCGGCCTGACCGACGACGAGGCCAACGCCCGGCCGGCGCCGGGGGCCAACACGGCGTACATGTTGGTCTCCCACTGCCTCGGGATGTCCCGGAACTGGTCGAGCACGGTGAACCTCGGGGTGCCGGTGCCCCGCGACCGCGACGCCGAGTTCGTCGCGTCCGGGCCGGTCCTGGAGCTGGTGGCGCGCGCCCGCGGCGTACGGGAGCAGTTCGCCGCCGACGCGCGGTCCGTCCCTGGCGACGAGGCGCCCGCGGCGCTGCCCGCGCGGCTCGACCTGCGGGAGCGCCCCTGGGCGCGCACGACCGGCGGGGTGCTCCTGCACGTGTTCGAGGAGCTCTGCCAGCACCTGGGTCATCTGGAGGTCACGCGGGACGTCGTACAGGCTCGCAGCTGA
- a CDS encoding MerR family transcriptional regulator, protein MDNSARGARTAVREPDPAGDLADPGVAVGIADVAAATGLTRDTLRWYEREGLIPAVSRGGDGRRRYDAATVRLIELLLRLRRTGMPVADMKRFVELLGEGAASHGRRMALLQAQRLRVLAVQRQLADDLAAIDAKIQHYAHLIDAGQDCGERPIDNADLRDRQRRTR, encoded by the coding sequence ATGGACAACTCGGCACGCGGCGCCCGGACCGCCGTCCGCGAACCCGATCCGGCCGGCGACCTGGCTGACCCGGGGGTCGCCGTGGGGATCGCCGACGTTGCGGCGGCGACGGGGCTGACCCGGGACACGCTGCGCTGGTACGAGCGAGAGGGCCTCATCCCCGCGGTGTCGCGCGGCGGCGACGGACGGCGCCGGTACGACGCCGCCACCGTTCGACTCATCGAGCTGCTGCTGCGGTTGCGGCGCACCGGCATGCCGGTCGCCGACATGAAGCGGTTCGTCGAGCTGCTCGGCGAGGGCGCCGCCAGCCACGGCCGGCGGATGGCCCTGCTGCAAGCCCAGCGGCTGCGCGTGCTTGCCGTGCAGCGCCAACTCGCGGACGACCTGGCCGCGATCGACGCGAAGATCCAGCACTACGCCCACCTCATCGACGCAGGTCAGGACTGCGGCGAGCGACCCATCGACAACGCCGACCTGCGGGACCGACAACGGAGGACCAGATGA
- a CDS encoding aldo/keto reductase yields the protein MLPTVALGPRDARVADPLVTSRLGFGGMALTRVYGATDPAQARATLHAAIDLGVTFLDTADVYGEPRPGSTGPAGTNEELFGEVLATRGAEVQLATKFGITGAIGRAVDDVRRVRGDRDYVHAACDASLRRLGVDVIDLYYCHRPDLTLPIEETVGAMAELVAAGKVRHLGLSEVTGAELRRAAAVHPIAAVQSEWSIWSRDVEAGVVPAAREVGAGFVPYSPLGRGFLIGTLTRAQVAGGMLAGQPRYDEHFEANQAVVGAVRAVADEVGATAAQVALAWLYAQGERLGLPVVTIPGTRRAERVAENAGAVTLTLTAPQLERLDAASRAVVGARNLTFTERGWISADRE from the coding sequence ATGCTGCCCACCGTCGCCCTCGGCCCCCGCGACGCGCGCGTGGCCGATCCCCTGGTCACGAGCCGACTGGGATTCGGCGGGATGGCCCTGACGCGCGTCTACGGCGCGACCGACCCCGCGCAGGCCCGCGCGACGCTGCACGCCGCGATCGACCTCGGCGTCACCTTCCTCGACACCGCCGACGTGTACGGCGAGCCCAGGCCGGGCAGCACCGGCCCGGCCGGCACCAACGAAGAGCTGTTCGGCGAGGTCCTCGCGACGCGCGGCGCGGAGGTCCAGCTGGCCACCAAGTTCGGCATCACGGGGGCGATCGGCCGGGCCGTCGACGACGTACGGCGGGTGCGCGGCGACCGGGACTACGTGCACGCGGCGTGTGACGCCTCGCTGCGCCGTCTCGGGGTGGACGTCATCGACCTCTATTACTGCCACCGCCCCGACCTCACCCTGCCCATCGAGGAGACCGTCGGGGCGATGGCCGAGCTGGTCGCGGCGGGAAAGGTGCGCCATCTCGGCCTGTCCGAGGTCACTGGCGCCGAGCTGCGCCGGGCCGCCGCCGTCCACCCGATCGCCGCCGTCCAGAGCGAATGGAGCATCTGGTCGCGCGACGTCGAGGCCGGCGTCGTGCCGGCGGCCCGGGAGGTGGGCGCAGGGTTCGTGCCGTACTCGCCGTTGGGCCGGGGCTTTCTGATTGGAACGCTCACTCGGGCGCAGGTGGCCGGCGGGATGCTGGCGGGGCAGCCACGGTACGACGAGCACTTCGAGGCCAACCAGGCCGTGGTGGGCGCCGTCCGAGCGGTGGCCGACGAGGTCGGCGCGACGGCGGCCCAGGTCGCGCTGGCCTGGCTCTACGCCCAGGGGGAGCGGCTCGGACTGCCCGTTGTGACTATCCCGGGCACGCGCCGCGCCGAGCGGGTCGCGGAGAACGCGGGAGCGGTGACCCTGACCCTCACCGCCCCGCAGCTGGAGCGCCTTGACGCGGCCAGTCGAGCCGTGGTCGGCGCCCGCAACCTGACGTTCACCGAGCGGGGCTGGATCTCGGCCGATCGCGAATGA
- a CDS encoding SGNH/GDSL hydrolase family protein encodes MLLLALCAVVVACALVAGLRAYRGTPEDGAPAVRAAASPAVTTRYPAPGAAGLGGSGGSSAPRAETRRARDPGRNRARQPTPSPGVSPGAGTPTGRTVPGTSGSRADAARVVVGLGDSIPAGANCPGCTTYVDEVGHRYAAATSNGAVIYNHAVSGYTTGDVLAQLADAGLQRHLARADLVILTIGANDVDPALLTDPRCADAALAGCFEKTLATIRSELDHIEERVAASLKAGARLAVTGYWNVVTDGAVGRAEGPAWVSGSAALTLRANAVIEDVTRSRGGTYVEVRTAFHGPDGTRDITGLLADDGDHLNAAGHALMTEVVMAALR; translated from the coding sequence GTGCTCCTCCTCGCGCTCTGCGCGGTCGTCGTGGCCTGCGCTCTCGTCGCGGGCCTGCGGGCCTACCGCGGCACGCCCGAGGACGGGGCGCCGGCGGTTCGGGCGGCCGCGTCGCCGGCCGTCACCACCCGTTACCCCGCGCCGGGCGCAGCCGGTCTGGGCGGTTCCGGTGGTTCGAGTGCTCCGAGGGCCGAGACCCGCCGCGCCCGCGATCCCGGCCGCAACCGGGCCCGCCAGCCCACCCCGAGTCCGGGCGTGAGTCCCGGCGCCGGGACGCCCACCGGCCGGACCGTCCCCGGGACGTCCGGCTCCCGGGCCGACGCCGCCAGGGTGGTCGTCGGCCTCGGCGACTCCATCCCCGCCGGAGCCAACTGCCCGGGCTGTACGACGTACGTCGACGAGGTCGGCCACCGCTACGCCGCCGCCACCAGCAACGGCGCCGTGATCTACAACCACGCGGTCTCGGGCTACACCACCGGCGACGTCCTCGCCCAGCTCGCCGACGCCGGCCTGCAGCGCCACCTGGCGCGGGCCGACCTGGTGATCCTCACCATCGGCGCCAACGACGTCGACCCGGCCCTGCTCACCGACCCGAGGTGCGCCGACGCCGCGCTGGCCGGCTGCTTCGAAAAGACCCTGGCCACGATCCGCAGCGAGCTGGACCACATCGAGGAGCGGGTGGCCGCGAGCCTCAAGGCGGGTGCGCGGCTGGCCGTCACCGGCTACTGGAATGTGGTCACCGACGGCGCCGTGGGGCGGGCCGAGGGGCCGGCGTGGGTGAGCGGCAGCGCCGCGCTGACCCTGCGCGCCAATGCCGTCATCGAGGACGTCACGCGGTCGCGCGGGGGCACGTACGTCGAGGTCCGGACGGCCTTTCACGGCCCGGACGGCACCCGCGACATCACCGGCCTGCTCGCCGACGACGGCGACCACCTCAACGCCGCGGGCCACGCGCTGATGACCGAGGTCGTCATGGCGGCGCTGCGATGA